The nucleotide window AACCTGACATTCTACTGGGAACCGACGCCTCGGTTGCTCATATCGCGTTCGTTCTCCGAAAGCCTTGCATCACCACGCTTGAAGATGATTACAATGTGATAAAACGACTTGCTTTACTTACCTACCCCTTCACAAACACGATATTGACTCCCGAATGTTGTAATGTAGGAAGATGGAAACATAAAAAAATCGGATATAATGGGCTCATGAAGCTATCGTATCTTCACCCCAAACGTTTCACGCCGGACAACAACATTGCCACAAAATACACAGGAGAACAACCGTATTGCCTCATTCGCTTATCACGCCTTACAGCCTACCACGACATGGGAATTGCAGGCTTACCTCAGCCTCTCATCAAAAAAGAGATTGAAATCTGCCAAAAGCAAGGCAGAAAGGTATTTATTAGTGCGGAAGGTGAATTAAATCCGGACTTTGAACCATACAGACTTATAATCAATCCTTCAGACATGCATCATGTATTAGCAGGAGCTGACCTGTTAGTATCTGATAGTCAAAGCATGTCTGTTGAAGCCTCCATTCTGGGAGTTCCAAGTATCCGGTTTAGCGATTTTTCGGGTCGCATCAGTGTGTTAGAAGAACTGGAGCATAATTACCACTTAACTTATGGTATCTCCACATCTGATCCTGAAAGATTATTGACCCTGACAGGGAAAATATTATCGGTTAACAACAGGAAAGAGCTTTATCAGGAACGGAGAAATTTATTGCTAGCTAACAAAATAGATGTAGCTCCATTTATTACATGGTTTGTTGAGAACTATCCCAAAAGCAAGAATCTGATGAGGTCAAATCCAGACATTCAGTATTCAGTTGGAAAAGAACCGGAGCATCTCGCCTATCAGACAAAAAAGACCAAAGACGACTTCCTCTCCAAGTCATCGGATTTTACCTTTCACAAATATATCGACCTGCTACATATTCTCAAACATCAGGGATACACATTTAGAACATTTGAAGAGTTTTGCAAGGGACAAAACCAGGGAAGGTTCGTCATCCTGCGACATGACATTGATGCAAGACCCTACCACGCCTTGCAATGTGCCGAAATTGAACACAATGAAGGCATCCGTTCCTCTTACTATTTCCGCATAGTGCGAAACAGCAATCGCCCTGAAATAATACAAAAAATAGCAGCTTTAGGTCACGAAATCGGATATCATTATGAAGAGATGAGCATAACCAAAGGTGACATTAACAAATCAATCGGTTTATTTGAGAAGAATCTGGCGTATTTCCGTCAATTCTACCCGATCAAAACCATTTGTATGCATGGCAGTCCTACCTCATCTTTCAGCAATATTGACCTTTGGAAACATTACGATTATCGGCAATCGGACATTATTGGCGAGCCTTATTTCGACATAGACTTCAATAACTTCATGTATCTCACCGATACCGGCAGATGCTGGGACGGTCAGTCGGTCAGCGTTCGTGATAGAGTAAAAGGAAAAATATATGACAGGTTTCATTCTACCAACGACATGATTGAAGCAGCTCTAAGCGGGCAATTACACGACAAAATAATGATTACCACCCACCCTCAGCGTTGGACAGACAACCAGTGGAAGTGGGTATTCGAATTCGTCAGCCAAGGATTCAAAAATCAGATTAAACGTATTGTTATCAAATACAAGAAAACAAAATAATTTGTAAAGAATTCGGATTTTGATGCTGCAAACAACTCAAATAGTATTAGTTTTGTAATCAAGCGCCACCAAAGTCTGACACCCACATGCAGCTTTATCCCAATTTCAAGCTAATTTAATTCCACTCACATAAATACACACGACAATGAACTCATTAGCAACTATTTTTGAAAATGCACACTTGGCTAAAAAAGAATTAGCCACCATTACAGATGCTACGATCAATCGTGTTCTCAATGCCATTGCAGACGAAGCCGTCGCTCAAACGAGCATTATTCTGGCAGAAAACAGTAAAGATTTAAGCCGCATGGACCCGTTAGACCCGAAATACGACCGTCTGAAACTGACAGCCGAACGTATTGAAGGCATTGCAAAAGACCTGCGAAACGTTGCTCTTTTGCCTTCGCCGCTCGGACATGTATTGTCGGACATGATCCGTCCTAACGAATTAAATATTAAAAGAATCACCGTTCCGTTCGGCATCATTGGAGTTATTTACGAAGCGCGTCCGAATGTGAGCTTTGACGTATTTTCGCTCTGTCTGAAATCGGGTAATGTCTGCCTGCTTAAAGGAGGTAGCGACGCGCAGGATTCAAACGTTGCCATTGTTGACGTGATCAAAAAAGTACTGCTGAAATTTGAGATTAATCCTGATATTGTAACGCTATTGCCTCCCGATCGTGAAGCCACCACCGAGTTGCTAAATGCAGTTGGGAAGGTGGATTTGATTATTCCGCGCGGCAGCCAAAGCCTCATCGAATATGTGCGCGAC belongs to Paludibacter jiangxiensis and includes:
- a CDS encoding DUF354 domain-containing protein; this encodes MRIALYISHPAQYLFFRNPIRLWKEHGHEIKIFIRTKDVLAQLMQYDNVTFENVMPHGRKPNVFDITKAFIYRTSKLFLKILIFKPDILLGTDASVAHIAFVLRKPCITTLEDDYNVIKRLALLTYPFTNTILTPECCNVGRWKHKKIGYNGLMKLSYLHPKRFTPDNNIATKYTGEQPYCLIRLSRLTAYHDMGIAGLPQPLIKKEIEICQKQGRKVFISAEGELNPDFEPYRLIINPSDMHHVLAGADLLVSDSQSMSVEASILGVPSIRFSDFSGRISVLEELEHNYHLTYGISTSDPERLLTLTGKILSVNNRKELYQERRNLLLANKIDVAPFITWFVENYPKSKNLMRSNPDIQYSVGKEPEHLAYQTKKTKDDFLSKSSDFTFHKYIDLLHILKHQGYTFRTFEEFCKGQNQGRFVILRHDIDARPYHALQCAEIEHNEGIRSSYYFRIVRNSNRPEIIQKIAALGHEIGYHYEEMSITKGDINKSIGLFEKNLAYFRQFYPIKTICMHGSPTSSFSNIDLWKHYDYRQSDIIGEPYFDIDFNNFMYLTDTGRCWDGQSVSVRDRVKGKIYDRFHSTNDMIEAALSGQLHDKIMITTHPQRWTDNQWKWVFEFVSQGFKNQIKRIVIKYKKTK
- a CDS encoding glutamate-5-semialdehyde dehydrogenase: MNSLATIFENAHLAKKELATITDATINRVLNAIADEAVAQTSIILAENSKDLSRMDPLDPKYDRLKLTAERIEGIAKDLRNVALLPSPLGHVLSDMIRPNELNIKRITVPFGIIGVIYEARPNVSFDVFSLCLKSGNVCLLKGGSDAQDSNVAIVDVIKKVLLKFEINPDIVTLLPPDREATTELLNAVGKVDLIIPRGSQSLIEYVRDNARVPVIETGAGICHTYFDEFADLKKGADIVNNAKTRRVSVCNALDCLIIHASRIHDLSMLCAPLIDSNVVIYADEQAYNSLKGFYPDRLLKMATEQEFGTEFLDYKMAIKTVGTFAEALDHIAKYGSKHSEAIVSENKLRIATFQQQVDAACVYANASTAFTDGSQFGLGAEIGISTQKLHARGPMALQEMTTYKWVITGNGQIRQ